A stretch of DNA from Yoonia sp. G8-12:
GAGATCGCACCATCCACGTCACGGATTCGGTAGACTGTCTTTTCAGGCTCTATAATCCGGTAGAAGACGGATGTTTCTACCTGCACCAGCACGTTATCCGATGTGATTGCATCCTGATTCATCGATGGCAACTGGCGCTCAAGGATGGATACCTTGTGCCGGACACGGTCCAAAAACGGGACAATAAAATTGATCCCCGGCCCAAGCACCGAGCGCAATCGGCCGAGGCGTTCGACCACAAATTTCTCTGATTGCGGCACGATGCGTACACCGGCCATGATGCAGACGATGATAAACACCGCCAGCAATAGCCAAAGCACGTTCTGGCCAAGAAACTCCGAAAAAAGGTCTTCAGTAGGCATGTATCTATCCCTCATATTATGATCGATAGATAAGAAGCCTTCAGGCTGATTTCAATGTATGCTGTTGTATACTGTGAGATTTCGGTGCGAAAACACGCGACTGTACCGTTGTTGCAACGAGATCAGCCGTCGCCGCGCAGAGTGTCCAGCCAAGATGTCCGTGTCCGGTGTTGTAGAAAACACGCGGATGCCGCCCGGCGCCAACGCGCGGCATCATATTGGGCATCATTGGCCGCAAGCCCGCCCAAGGCACGACATTTTCGGTGCTGATATCAGGAAAATGCGTTTCGCACCACTGCACCAGCGGTTTCACACGGTCAGCGCGAATATCGCGGTTCTCGCCATTGAATTCTGCCGTCCCTGCAATCCGGAACCGGTCATGGCCCAAACGCGAGGTAACGATCTTGGCCTTGTCATCCAAAAGTGAAACCGTGGGTGCCGCCGCCTGCGATTGGGCATCAGGCAGGTTGACCGTGATGGAATAGCCTTTCACCGGATAAACATTCACGCGGTCGCCTAGCTTTTTGGCAAATCCACGCGATGCAACACCGGCTGAGACGACCACCGCATCAAATCGCTGTTCTACGCGCCCGCGTACCGTCACACCGTTCCCATCGGCCACCACATCATCCACCGCATGGCCCATCTCAAACAAGACACCCTGCTGGCGCAGCCAAGCGGCCAGACCAACGGTGAATTTATGTATGTCGCCAGTACTATCGCTTTCGGTCCAGAAGCCACCCAAAACGTCCCCGCGCAATGCGGGCTCTTTGGCAAGGGTTTCTTCTGAGCTTAGTTCGCGCCGCGCCAACCCGCCTTGGGCCAGAAGATCAGTGACCTTGCGGGCATGGGCAAAATCTTTTTCGGTCTTGTAGAAATGCAAAATCCCCGCAGGCGTGAAATCAAAATCAATCCCTGCATGATCTGCCATTTCCGCCAGACCTGCGCGCGCTGTCACCGCCATACGTGCGGTCGCCACAGTATTGGCCTTATAGTGCGGGATATTTGCCAGAAATGACGCCATCCAGCTCATCTTATGCCAACTGGGTGTCGGGTTCACAGACAAAGGCGCGTCTTGTTGCAGCATCCATTTGATGCCTTTCAGAACAGTTGACCATTGATTCCAGACTTCAGCATTGGAGGCACTTAACTGGCCACCATTGGCAAAGCTGGTTTCCATCGCAGCGTAACGCTGGCGATCAAAAACGGTGACGTCATAGCCACGTTTGTGAAGCGAATAAGCAGTGGTGACGCCGGTAATCCCAGCGCCGAGAACAGCGATCGAAGGCATGGTAAATCTCCTTACCAAATGCCCCCACCGTCTGTTGTACCTGAGAGATTCGCCTATTCAGGCTTGCTCCTTCGGTGGACCATTCAAGGCCTCTCTTCGGCGTATTGCACCCCAACCGGTCCATTTGCCTGAGAGTGACCGGGGCGGTTGCTCCTTCGGCGCCAGACCAAACCGGACTCTCCCGGTCGGCGTGTTTCCTATTGGAAACTCATAGACAGATTGGCGCGCAAAGCAACAGATTTCTGACTTCCCTGATCACAACACCAAGCCACCTCATCTTGACGCTCCTGCCCGCGTTAAAACCGCAAACGCTGGCGTCCGGTCTCTCGACCCAATAAACTATGCAGATGCCAGCCCTTTGCCGCGATTGCCTGACCACCTTCGACAATGAGACCCGTTGTCCGCAATGCCGCAGTCCAAGGGTGACGCGGCACCCGGAGTTGTTCGCACTGACCATCGCACATATGGATTGCGACGCTTTCTATGCCTCGGTGGAAAAGCGCGATAATCCCGCCTTGGCCGACAAACCGGTGATCATCGGTGGCGGGCGGCGCGGTGTCGTGTCTACCGCCTGCTACGTCGCGCGGATCAAAGGCGTGAAATCCGCAATGCCGATGTTTCAGGCGCTCAAACTCTGCCCCGAGGCGGTCGTCGTGCGCCCCAACTTTGCCGCTTACACCGAGGCCTCACGCGCGATCCGCGCGATGATGGATGAGCTGACACCAGTGGTTGAGCCATTGTCACTGGATGAAGCGTTTATGGATATGACAGGAACAGAACGCCTCCATCATGCGCCTCCAGCAGTGATGTTGGCGCGCCTCATCAAACGGATGAAGACCGAACTGGGTCTGACCGGATCAATCGGTCTGTCACACAATAAATTCCTCGCCAAAGTGGCCTCGGACCTCGACAAGCCGCGCGGATTCTCAATCATCGGCAAGGCAGAGACGACCGAATTCCTGCGGCCCAAATCCACCCGCCTGATCTGGGGGATCGGGCCAGCAGCGCAAGCCAGTCTAGAGGCTGTGGGGATTCGCACGTTCGATGATCTGCTGCGCTGGGACCGCCGCGACCTGCATGACCGCTTTGGCGGGATGGGAGAGCGGCTTTATAGCCTCGCGCGGGGCGAAGACGGGCGGCGGATTTCATCGCATAGCCCCGTCAAAACGCTGTCGAACGAGACGACGTTCAATGAAAATACGGGCGATGTGGATATTCTGGATGGGCATTTGTGGCGCATGGCCGAAAAGGTCAGCGCGCGCGCCAAGGCGCAGGACAAGGCAGGGCGGGTGGTGACGCTAAAGCTCAAGACATCCGACTTCAAGCTGATCTCGAAACGGCAAAGCCTGCGCCACCCCACACAGATCGCCGATACGGTTTACCGCACGGCGCGCGCCCTGTTTGATCAGGTTGGCGGACGGGGGCCATTTAGATTGCTTGGTGTAGGACTGTCCGAGATCAGCGCCGCGGCCGAAGCGGATCGCGAAGGTGATCTGCTGGATCCTGGTGCGCAAAAACGGGCCGATGCAGAAAAAGCCGCCGACAAAATCCGTGAGAAGTTTGGTAAGGACGCGATTATCAAAGGGCGCGCCCTGCGCTGAGCGGCAAGGTGGGTCTTGCCCCGTACAGAATGGTCTTAACCTAGGCTATTCCGCCGCAACCTTTTGTTCCGCAATGCGCCCGATATCTGCGATCTCGGCGATAACGCCCGAAAGCAGCGCTTGAAAGGCGGCAAAATCGCTGCTCGGTTCCAATGTGCGTTCGTTCATATAGATCGCGCGGTCGATCTCGACCTGTATGGCGTGTTGCCGGCGCGACGGACGGCCGTAATGTTGGGTAATAAAGGCCCCCGCAAACGGCATGTTCCGCGCGACACGCAGACCCGCGTTTGCAAAAGCGGCCTCAACCCGTTCCACGATTGAGCCTGCGGCGGCGGATCCAAACCTGTCGCCCAGCACCACATCCGGCCGCGCGCTCCCCGGGGGGCCTACATTTTCCAGCGCTTCGTGTGGCATAGAATGGCAATCAATCAATATCGCCTCGCCGTAAGCGTTGTTGCTTTCATCCAGCAGCGTTTGAAGCTGGTCATGATAAGGGCGCCAGTATTGCGCAATGCGCAGATGCGCCTCGGCCAACGTGAGCTTGCCACGATAGATCTGGCGGCCATTGGCCACAACACGCGGGATCACCCCAAGCCCGCTGGCGATGCGCGGGTTATGGGCGTTGCGGCGGACGCCTTCGATCAGGGCCTGATCCAGCTCGTCAGGACCACGGTTCAGGTCAAGATAGGCCCGCGGCGCATTCGCGGTCAGGAGCGGTGCGCCATAATCAGGTACAGCGACAAAGAGCTGATCTACAAAGGCATCTTCAGAGGAACGGATCTCGCTTGCATTCAGCACACTGCGACGCAAGAAGGAGTCAGGGTAATCGCGTCCGCTATGCGGTGACGCAAAGACAACTGATGTTGTCCGCGTCCGTGGGCGGGTTAAAGTGTAGGCCGTTTTGAGCAATATTTTCGTCCCTTCGATGCAGTAGATAGCGCATTTCGGGAAAATACCAAAAGCCCTTGATCCCTTTGTCGACTCCTTTTATAGACCGCACGACTGACGCGGATTGCCCGCGTCCTATTTCGTTATGGGACGCGCAGTAAAACGCCGACGACATGGATGATTAGCTCAGCGGTAGAGCACTTCGTTGACATCGAAGGGGTCACTGGTTCGATCCCAGTATCGTCCACCATGAATTCATCGGGCCCTTGGTCCGTCAATGTAACCCAAGGCGCAGTCCGCGCGCCGCGACAGATAGGAAACGAACCCATGAAGGTACGTAACTCCCTCCGCTCGCTCAAGCAGCGCCACCGCGATTGCCGCGTCGTGCGCCGTAAGGGCCGTGTCTATGTTATTAACAAGACACAACGCCGGTTCAAAGCCCGTCAGGGCTAAGCCTGCGATAGTAGTAATTTGGAAAAGGGTCGTGCCGCTGGTACGGCCCTTTTTCTTTCCCGATGGGCCAATCTCATCATGATCTGTGCGAAAAACATACCAAAGCGTCACAAATACGCCTCGGTAAACCTATAATCTTGTCTAGCCAGAGTGAGTTCTGACACGCTACCTTGTGGCATTCCACATTTCTTGAAGACAAAGGATTTCATTCCATGACCCGCCTTAAACTCAGAACATCCGCGATTGCGGCCCTCCTGCTGGGCACCGCAACACCGGCATTGGCCCAAGACATCTGCGGCGGCTTTGGCAACAACGGTCAGTGGATTGGCGGCGATGAAGCCAGCTCTGATATCACGATGGCCGAAACTTACCTCGAACAAATGGCGCTGGTTTTGGGCGGCAATGAATACGTATCCCTTTTCACCCTCTCCGCCCCGACAGATATCCGTGTCGAGGCAGCAGGGCGTGGGTCGGGCGATCCGATCATTGACCTGCTGGACAGCACTGGCAGCATTATCCTGTCCGACGATGATTCTGGCGGAAACGCCGCGTCGCGCGCGGAGACCTTTCTTGATGCAGGCACCTATTGCATGTCCTTGCGCAGCTATGATGGCGGCCCGATGACCGCATTTGTGCGCATTGGACGTCAAGATCAGGATGCTTTGACCGACGGTGTCAGCACCGACAGCAGCACACCCACGGGAAGCTGCGACACTGCGGTGCCCTTCGGCCCACTCGGCAACAGCGTGTCAGCCTCGGTCAATGATACGCCGTTCTGGAGCTTCGAACTCGATGGTCAAACGGCGATTACGATCACAGCCGAAAACGAAACGGCCGATCCTGTCATCACACTTTATGGTCCGGGTGAAGCTTACATTGATGAAAACGATGATTATGACGGGTTGAATTCCCGCCTTGATGTCACTGACTCTTTGGCCGCCGGCACCTATTGTCTTGGCGTCACGGCACTCAGTGACAACGACGCGCCGATCACCATCTCAATCAATGAATACAATGCAGAGGAAGCTTTGCAGGGCATTTACGCACGCGGCGAGGCAGCTCCTCCTTTGGATGGCAGTGTCCTTGTGACTGATCTGGGCGTACTCACATCACGTATGCGTCAGGATTTGCAGGCAAGCGGCGATGTAACATGGTTCAGCCTCGACTTTGAGGATGCGGGCCTGTTGGTGGTCGAGGCCATCGCGAACGGCAACAGCGACCCTTGGCTGGTCGTCTATGACGATCTGGGCCGCCAAGTTGGCGTGAACGATGACTACGGCGACGGGCTTGATAGCATGATTGCCGCACGTTTGCAGGCTGGCACCTACCTTATCGGCGTGCGCCTTTTTGACGGGGATCAGGGCTTTGTACGCCTTGTGGCCGAAAGATACGTGCGCGCGAAGTAAAAACTGCTGCAATTGATAAAAGGGCGTCCCGCTTGTCGTGGGGCGCCCTTTTTTGCATCTCAAATCAGAGGGGCGAGCTACCGCCCGAATGTATCCGCCAGCAAGCGCGCCAGTGTTGCCTGATCCAGATATCCCGTTGCGGTCAGGTTCCCCTGCGCCTGATAGCGGCTGATTGCACGCCGCGTGTCACGGTCAAACCGTCCGTCGATCTGTCCAGGATTGAACCCCAGTTGTTCCAAACGGTTTTCGATCAAACGGCGCAGTACAGGGTTGATGTTCAGCGCATCTTCCTGCGCCTGCGCCGCATCATTGGCCGCTTCTTTGTCCGCCTCATCCAGCGCAGTGAGCCTGTTGCGTGCTTCATTCGCGAAAACACCGTCAGGGTAACGCTCAAGATAGGCTTGATAGCCTGCCGTTGTGCCACGCGCACCGGTTTCTTCCCAATAATCGCGATCCAGAGACAAGGCTTCTTCGCGCGCCCGCTCTTCCTCGGCCGCAATTTCGGCGGCGCGGCGGCTGGCCTGCGCATCAATCCGGTTGATCTGCTCGGTTGTTAGATAGGACGTCTGTGTAAATCCATTGTTCTGCTGCCAATTGCGGATTGCGCCACGTGTGCCGGGGCCAAAAATACCGTCCACACCCCGCGTGTTGAATTCCAGCAATGTCAGGTTGCGCTGGATTGCACGCCGCTCATTGCGTGTCAGGTTCAGCGCGTCCTCGGCAATTTCTGCAAGGCGGACCGGATCATTTTCGATCTGGTCGAGACGACGGCGCGCCTCTTCCGCGTAAGGGCTACGCGGGTTGTCGAAGATAAAGTCGCGATAGCTATCGGCGGTGTCCGCGTTTTGCGCATTGTTCCAAGCGGTAAGGCTTGGCTCGATTTGCGGCAGGCTTGGTGCAGGGACGGCACCCGATGGCTGCATGATCAGGCTCTGCGGCTGAAAGCCCAGCATATTCAGGCGACGATTATCGCGCACGTAGGCCATGACATCGCCACCCGACACGGCAACCGCATCTGTGAGGACCCCCGTAATCCGGTCAGGCTCGCCGTAAATCACGGTCACACCTTGCGGTATATCAAGATTGCCCACGCCTTCGCGCAGATATCGGCCAAAGCTGCTGAACCCGTTCTGATCGTATCCCAGCAGCAGAACCGCCTGACCGGGCGTGCGTGCAAGCACGTCCAGCACCGTATCCACCGAAATCGCACCATCCAGGCCGAAAGGTGTGGGCGTTTGCGCATCCTCGGCCAAGAACCAAGTCCGCGTACCATCCGTGGCAAAGCGGCCCGAGAGCGCGACGACCAAGCGCTCGGCGTCCAGCGCATCATTGGCCAGGGTTTCCGCCAATCGCTTCATATCGCGCGCCGATCCGTTTGACAGTGTCGCAACCTCAAAACCTGCATCGCGCAATTCGTCGGATGCGTCGAGAATGTCTGTTGCGTCATCTACACGACGAAAATCGTCATAGCGTTCAACACCCATCAAGAGGGCCGCGTCATCGGCGAATGCGGGCAGTGCAAGCCCCGAGAGGGCAGCAATGAGGATCAGTTTGCGCATGGCGCGTCTCCTTTGGTTATTCTTGCAGGGGCCGCAAAACGGCCCCACGTTCCAAAAGAGGCTAGGCTTTTGCGGGGGTGCTATTCAATAGCGCCCCCTAAACCGTCGATAAGTGCGCCGGTTCTATTCGGCGGCAACGGTGGTATCGACCTTCTCGACACGCACGGCAGAGAATTTGAATTCGGGGATTTTGCCGTAAGGATCAATCGCAGGATTGGTCAGCACGTTTGCCGCCGCTTCGACATAGGCAAAAGGCACAAACACCATATCGGGCGCGACCGCCCTGTCTTCGCGCGCCATGATCGTGATGCTACCACGACGGCTCGACACCGTGACCATCCCACCCGGTTCAACGCCGAGTTTGCGTAGGGTAGAAGGGTGCAAGGAGCAATTCGCCTCAGGCTCGACCGCGTCCAACACGCGTGACCGCCGCGTCATTGATCCTGTGTGCCAATGCTCCAACTGGCGGCCCGTGGTCATGATCATCGGATAGTCTGCATCGGGCGCTTCATCAGGTGCAATCACATTGGCAGGCGTAAACCGCGCGCGTCCGTTGGCGCGTGGAAAGCCATCACCAAATACGATAGGTTGGCCGGGGTCCGTGGGTGAGAGCGATGGGTAGGTCACCGCATTCTGCACCTCAAGCCGGTCCCATGTGATGTTGGACAGTGATTTCATCGACACCGCCATTTCGCCGAACACCTCACGCGGGTGGGTGTAGGTCCAGTTCAGGCCAAGGCGTTTGGCAAGTTCGGTCGTGATCCACCAATCCTCACGCGCTTCACCTGGGGGCGGCACCGCAGGGCGGCCCATCTGCACCTGGCGGTTGGTGTTGGTCACGGTGCCCGACTTTTCTGCAAAGGCCGCAGCAGGCAGGATCACGTCGGCGTAGTTCGCCGTTTCGGTGATGAAGATATCCTGCACGACAAGGTGCTTCAGTTTCGCCAGCGCATCGCGGGCATGTTCGACATCGGGGTCGGACATGGCGGGGTTTTCGCCCAAGATATACATCCCGTGGATATCGCCCGCATGCACCGCATCAAGAATTTCCGTGACGGTCAGCCCCTTGTTGGGATCAATCGTGCCTTCCTGCCAAATTTCTTGGAACGCGGATCGCACGCCATCGTCACCTACAGGCTGATAATCGGGCAGGAACATGGGGATCAGGCCTGCGTCAGAGGCACCTTGCACGTTGTTTTGCCCCCGCAGCGGGTGCAGACCTGCGCCAGGGCGACCGACTTGACCAGTCATCAGCGCAAGGCTGATCAGGCAGCGTGCATTATCCGTGCCGTGGATATGTTGGCTGACACCCATGCCCCAGAAAATCATGCCCGCCTTGGCCCCGGCAAAGGTGCGGGCCACGTCGCGCAGAACTTCGGCGTCGATCCCGCAGATCTTGGCCATCTTCTCGGGGGTGAAATCCGCCAGATGCGCTTTCTCAGCCTCCCAGTTTTCGGTGTAGGCTTCGATATACTGGCGGTCGTAAAGCTGTTCGTCGACGATCACATGCATGATCGCGTTCAGCATCGACACATCCGCACCGGGCCGGAATTGGAGCATATGCGACGCGAACCGCTTGAGCGCCTGACCACGCGGGTCCATCACGATCAGCTTGCCACCGCGTTTGGTAAATTGCTTGAAATAGGTCGCGGCGACGGGATGGTTTTCAATCGGGTTGGCCCCGATGACGATGGCTACATCCGCATTCTCGATCTCGTTAAACGTGGCGGTGACAGCACCAGAGCCTACGTTTTCCATCAAAGCCGCCACGGATGACGCATGGCACAGCCGCGTGCAGTGATCGACGTTGTTGTGACCAAACCCTTGGCGGATCAGTTTTTGGAACAGATAGGCCTCTTCGTTGGTGCATTTGGCCGACCCGAAGCCGGCGACACCTGTACCGCCAATCTCGGCCATGCCTTTGGCGGCGACATCCAGCGCCTCGTCCCATGTGGCTTCGCGAAAGTGGGTTTGCCAATTGCCGGGGTCCACGTTCAGCCCCTTGGCAGGCGCATCATCACGCCGGATGAGGGGTTTCGTCAGGCGATGATTGTGGTGGATGTAATCGAATCCGAACCGCCCTTTGACGCACAAACGCCCCTCGTTGGCGGGGCCGTTGATGCCTTCGACGAATTTGACCTTGTCATCCTTGATCTTGAGGCTGATCTGACAGCCGACACCGCAGAACGGACATACGCTTTCGATTTCGCGGTCAAAGTCTTTCGTGTCGCCCATCTGGTTGTCGTCCGTGACGGTCGCAGGCAGCAAAGCCCCCGTCGGGCAGGCCTGCACACATTCGCCGCAAGCAACACAGGATGACGCGCCCATCGGATCGGCCATATCAAACACCGGATAGGCATTACCGCCGCGCCCTGCCATGCCGATCACGTCGTTGACCTGCACCTCTCGGCAGGCGCGCACGCAAAGGCCGCACTGGATACAGGCATCAAGGTTCACCGACATCGCCACATGGCTGTCATCAAGCAGCGGGATATGATCGGGGTCAGCTTTGGGA
This window harbors:
- a CDS encoding D-amino acid dehydrogenase; its protein translation is MPSIAVLGAGITGVTTAYSLHKRGYDVTVFDRQRYAAMETSFANGGQLSASNAEVWNQWSTVLKGIKWMLQQDAPLSVNPTPSWHKMSWMASFLANIPHYKANTVATARMAVTARAGLAEMADHAGIDFDFTPAGILHFYKTEKDFAHARKVTDLLAQGGLARRELSSEETLAKEPALRGDVLGGFWTESDSTGDIHKFTVGLAAWLRQQGVLFEMGHAVDDVVADGNGVTVRGRVEQRFDAVVVSAGVASRGFAKKLGDRVNVYPVKGYSITVNLPDAQSQAAAPTVSLLDDKAKIVTSRLGHDRFRIAGTAEFNGENRDIRADRVKPLVQWCETHFPDISTENVVPWAGLRPMMPNMMPRVGAGRHPRVFYNTGHGHLGWTLCAATADLVATTVQSRVFAPKSHSIQQHTLKSA
- a CDS encoding DNA polymerase IV, with translation MPALCRDCLTTFDNETRCPQCRSPRVTRHPELFALTIAHMDCDAFYASVEKRDNPALADKPVIIGGGRRGVVSTACYVARIKGVKSAMPMFQALKLCPEAVVVRPNFAAYTEASRAIRAMMDELTPVVEPLSLDEAFMDMTGTERLHHAPPAVMLARLIKRMKTELGLTGSIGLSHNKFLAKVASDLDKPRGFSIIGKAETTEFLRPKSTRLIWGIGPAAQASLEAVGIRTFDDLLRWDRRDLHDRFGGMGERLYSLARGEDGRRISSHSPVKTLSNETTFNENTGDVDILDGHLWRMAEKVSARAKAQDKAGRVVTLKLKTSDFKLISKRQSLRHPTQIADTVYRTARALFDQVGGRGPFRLLGVGLSEISAAAEADREGDLLDPGAQKRADAEKAADKIREKFGKDAIIKGRALR
- a CDS encoding N-formylglutamate amidohydrolase, producing the protein MLKTAYTLTRPRTRTTSVVFASPHSGRDYPDSFLRRSVLNASEIRSSEDAFVDQLFVAVPDYGAPLLTANAPRAYLDLNRGPDELDQALIEGVRRNAHNPRIASGLGVIPRVVANGRQIYRGKLTLAEAHLRIAQYWRPYHDQLQTLLDESNNAYGEAILIDCHSMPHEALENVGPPGSARPDVVLGDRFGSAAAGSIVERVEAAFANAGLRVARNMPFAGAFITQHYGRPSRRQHAIQVEIDRAIYMNERTLEPSSDFAAFQALLSGVIAEIADIGRIAEQKVAAE
- the ykgO gene encoding type B 50S ribosomal protein L36 — its product is MKVRNSLRSLKQRHRDCRVVRRKGRVYVINKTQRRFKARQG
- a CDS encoding DVUA0089 family protein produces the protein MTRLKLRTSAIAALLLGTATPALAQDICGGFGNNGQWIGGDEASSDITMAETYLEQMALVLGGNEYVSLFTLSAPTDIRVEAAGRGSGDPIIDLLDSTGSIILSDDDSGGNAASRAETFLDAGTYCMSLRSYDGGPMTAFVRIGRQDQDALTDGVSTDSSTPTGSCDTAVPFGPLGNSVSASVNDTPFWSFELDGQTAITITAENETADPVITLYGPGEAYIDENDDYDGLNSRLDVTDSLAAGTYCLGVTALSDNDAPITISINEYNAEEALQGIYARGEAAPPLDGSVLVTDLGVLTSRMRQDLQASGDVTWFSLDFEDAGLLVVEAIANGNSDPWLVVYDDLGRQVGVNDDYGDGLDSMIAARLQAGTYLIGVRLFDGDQGFVRLVAERYVRAK
- a CDS encoding peptidoglycan-binding domain-containing protein, which produces MRKLILIAALSGLALPAFADDAALLMGVERYDDFRRVDDATDILDASDELRDAGFEVATLSNGSARDMKRLAETLANDALDAERLVVALSGRFATDGTRTWFLAEDAQTPTPFGLDGAISVDTVLDVLARTPGQAVLLLGYDQNGFSSFGRYLREGVGNLDIPQGVTVIYGEPDRITGVLTDAVAVSGGDVMAYVRDNRRLNMLGFQPQSLIMQPSGAVPAPSLPQIEPSLTAWNNAQNADTADSYRDFIFDNPRSPYAEEARRRLDQIENDPVRLAEIAEDALNLTRNERRAIQRNLTLLEFNTRGVDGIFGPGTRGAIRNWQQNNGFTQTSYLTTEQINRIDAQASRRAAEIAAEEERAREEALSLDRDYWEETGARGTTAGYQAYLERYPDGVFANEARNRLTALDEADKEAANDAAQAQEDALNINPVLRRLIENRLEQLGFNPGQIDGRFDRDTRRAISRYQAQGNLTATGYLDQATLARLLADTFGR
- the fdhF gene encoding formate dehydrogenase subunit alpha, giving the protein MSDPITFTLDGQTVTAQPGETIWEVANGRGLIIPHLCHKPAPGYRSDGNCRACMVAIEGERTLAASCIREPSEGMVVTTDQPREKQARRMVMELLVADQPAQDVAHDKSAHLWDMAAKQNVSESRFPKADPDHIPLLDDSHVAMSVNLDACIQCGLCVRACREVQVNDVIGMAGRGGNAYPVFDMADPMGASSCVACGECVQACPTGALLPATVTDDNQMGDTKDFDREIESVCPFCGVGCQISLKIKDDKVKFVEGINGPANEGRLCVKGRFGFDYIHHNHRLTKPLIRRDDAPAKGLNVDPGNWQTHFREATWDEALDVAAKGMAEIGGTGVAGFGSAKCTNEEAYLFQKLIRQGFGHNNVDHCTRLCHASSVAALMENVGSGAVTATFNEIENADVAIVIGANPIENHPVAATYFKQFTKRGGKLIVMDPRGQALKRFASHMLQFRPGADVSMLNAIMHVIVDEQLYDRQYIEAYTENWEAEKAHLADFTPEKMAKICGIDAEVLRDVARTFAGAKAGMIFWGMGVSQHIHGTDNARCLISLALMTGQVGRPGAGLHPLRGQNNVQGASDAGLIPMFLPDYQPVGDDGVRSAFQEIWQEGTIDPNKGLTVTEILDAVHAGDIHGMYILGENPAMSDPDVEHARDALAKLKHLVVQDIFITETANYADVILPAAAFAEKSGTVTNTNRQVQMGRPAVPPPGEAREDWWITTELAKRLGLNWTYTHPREVFGEMAVSMKSLSNITWDRLEVQNAVTYPSLSPTDPGQPIVFGDGFPRANGRARFTPANVIAPDEAPDADYPMIMTTGRQLEHWHTGSMTRRSRVLDAVEPEANCSLHPSTLRKLGVEPGGMVTVSSRRGSITIMAREDRAVAPDMVFVPFAYVEAAANVLTNPAIDPYGKIPEFKFSAVRVEKVDTTVAAE